ATATCAAggtaaaatcatatatataaaaatatactactttgtactgaataaatatatatgaagaaaataagaaaaatttttaaataaaataatttatcgataatttaaaatatctccaAAACTATTGGttgtgtgaaaaattttatggacattgtttttgtagagaatttcattttctacaaataagtattcatatatttttgacgTATTTTCATTAGTTTTGAAGATAAgaatagaaaagaaaaaaaaattctatttactTACATTTGATCGACATATGGTTTAGGTCCTTGCATTTTTCCTAAAATACTACCGGTTTTACTGTTTTTTACCCAGCCGACAATTCCTAATGATCTACATAAATCACGTGTATATTTTGTAAAGTAACAgcctaaaatttatttttaaaaattatgagtatttttaaataaattcaaaaaaataaattcgaatgacaaataaattattctagtGTCTAAACTATCAGatctacataaaaatttataagaaccttttttatagagaatcaaattttctacaaaatttattcttatcatttttttaaaatttttgatatttaagtcagaaaatgaatttaaagttgaaaagaatatcaattatttttttattaaaatttttgattatttacaaaaacttTTCGTatacgaaaaattaaatttaagtgaaaattgacaagaatattttttgtagacagTTAAATTGcctataaaaatgtaattaataaatttttttgtatctccaATAGTTTGgccagaatttaaaaataataaaaaattaggatAGTGGAAATAAACTTACCCTGAACTTTTCCAAATACTTCAAACTCAACAGAAGCAAGTGGTGCATTTGCAATAGGATCGTCACTAGCCATAATTAGgtaattttcctttttatGACGGCAACTATCCCTCAATGCTTTACCGAATAGAAAAcgatcaatttttaaattatttttatttgaatcaataaatatacaattttatttaattaacaaaacaaaTATCTTCCTgtatatcttatttattattttataaattaaaatcgtaAGTCTGCGTCTCACCTTAAGTGTCGATGCGTACTGATTTTGTGTCGTACGAGATCTACAAGTCGCCCCAAATAGATTCCCCACTAGCGGTCATAGGGCCAACAGGCCATTGACGATCGATTGCCAATCAATTGTTCATCATccaagtttcaaattttttttttttttacttttattattaatatttcagtaaacaaattatttcatattttcttatttaattaatgatcaattttgataaaaaagtttatttttaaattttggcgcccaatttttttcaaaatctgattttgaaaattattaatgtctAATTGTTCTATACCAGAGAGACATACACTAGACACCGTGAAAACTCAAAGCTGATGATATATACCCGCTAAACTACAATTTTAACCCACACTGAAATTTTGACCCGCGACTTCTAGCATAATTTTGTGGTTTAAAAACTTCTCGTCCAAAtatagtcatgtgaccactcATTTTACTCAGAATCGTAAGCTTTTGAAAGTTATCACTGtcaaaattcacaaaattcaaaattcaaatatggcgcccaaaaatttgtattaattgattttcaaaattcttgataCCCGAATGATTAAACACTCTAGAAACACATACTATAAACCatataaattcatatcaaGTGATAATTACTTtccaaattataatttttaactggACATAAGTTTTGCCCCACGGCGTCCAGTGCAATTTCGCAGCTataaaacttcccgcccaaatatagtcatgtgaccactcATTCTACTCGGCATCTCAAGCC
This genomic window from Microplitis demolitor isolate Queensland-Clemson2020A chromosome 6, iyMicDemo2.1a, whole genome shotgun sequence contains:
- the LOC103579865 gene encoding acylphosphatase-2, translating into MASDDPIANAPLASVEFEVFGKVQGCYFTKYTRDLCRSLGIVGWVKNSKTGSILGKMQGPKPYVDQMAHWLTTVGSPGCQIHHTEFTNWETIRRTSYRDFGIRF